A stretch of DNA from Phycisphaerae bacterium:
CGCCCACGAATCTTCGGGTAAACGAGTTGTCATGGCTCCTCCTGCGGCCGGCCCTGCCCGGCGGTCGGCGAGGCCGATGCCTTACGCAGCTTCTCGATGGCTGCGATCAACAGCACCCTTTCAAAACCGGTACCTGTCAGCAGCTCGGGCCGTCTCAGCAACGACGCGTAGAAAGCGGCACGCTTGACGGCGATTTCCCGCTCCTTCGTGCGACGCTTGCTCTGTCTGGCAAGCTGCCGAGCCGAAACGGCCATGCCATTGATAATTGCGCGCATCTGCAGGATACACTCGGCGGCTCGTTTCAAGCCGAACCGGATGACCCGCGACAGATCCTGTTCGCCGCCCGGTCGGTTCTGGGTCTCTGCCTGGAGCAGATGCAGCGAGTCCTCGATCATTGCCGCCACCCGGTTCAACGCCAGCAGGGTCCGGCCGACCTCATCGAGACTTTGCTGAGATCCGCTACCCGCGGAGGGGGTTGACGGCTGACGCGTGATGGCATCGAGCTGCCGCGAAGCTTCCTTGATTCGCTCGATAGCCACGGCCACCCGCAGTTCGGGGGCAACGGCATCGCAGGTGACCAGGCCCGATCCTCCGCAGAAACCACACGTGCAGCTGCCAAGCCCCAGGCAATGATCGCAGGTGTCCCGGTCTTCAGAGCAACCTCGCCCTTGGCACACGCCGCATCGCTCGTGCCCGTCCCTGCAGTAGCCGCAAGGACGCATCGCCTCGGCAGTCAACTGCTCCACCGCCACACAGCTTCGAGACCTGCCGGAAGGAATGCTGCCCGAACGATACTGATAGCGTGCGTCCGCGAAACAGAACGCTCCGGAATCGTCGGGTGTGGATTTTGGGCGAACCGCCCGAGCCGCCGGCAGCACGTTTCTCGCGTACCCCGACATACCGGGGTGTCGAGCTCTGATTCGGCGGAATGTCATCTCACACCTCGCTTCCGGTCATTCAGCCCCGAGCTCCTCAGGCCCGGGACACCTGCCCGTTACCCGGTACTCACGCGAGGACCGGGGTTTCCATGCGCTTACGCCCGCGGATTCGACGGGTCCGTCGGCGATCCAGGTCCGTCCGGACGCACCGAGCGATCCGGTCCACGGCGATGCTGATCGCCGAACCCAAGTCGGCACCTGTCCCCTTGGCAGTCTTCCACGCAGAGGGAAGAATGCGTGCATCGATTTGGCACTGCTGATCGATCCCGCCGCGCGGACCATTGAGGTCTTGAATCCGCACGACCACATCCTGAACTCGTGAGGCGAATCGCCCGAGGGCGAACGTCAAACGTCGCTCGATAAAGTCCACCCAAGAGGGGGTCAGAGTGACGTTCCTCGCGAATATCTGAACACGCATGTAGACCTCCCTTCTTTAGCTGATGGTGCCGTATCCACCGGCACTGACGTCGTATTCTACGCCCGGCTAATGTCATTAGTTTCATTCAAAATATGCAATTGACCATTCGATTATATCGATATATAATGATGACCATGGAATCACTTAACTTCAATCATTTAAGGTACTTCTGGATGGTTGCCCGGGAAGGTACGATCGCCGCTGCGTGCGATCAATTGTATCTGACGCAGTCCACGATCTCCACCCAGATTCGAGCCCTGGAGGACTACCTGGGGGCCAAGCTCTTTGATCGCGTTGGGCGCAATCTGGTTCTAACGGAGACCGGCCAGACCGTGTACCGATACGCCACAGAGATCTTTGCCTTGGGCAACGAACTGGTCGATGCGGCGCGGGGTTGTCCCGCAGGTCCGCCCGCTCGCCTGAGCATCGGAGCTCAGGACACGCTTTCCAAACTCGTGGTCCGTCGCCTGCTCGAACCGGTTTTCCGTCTGCCTGAGCCCCTAAAGTTGATGTGTTACGAGGGAACTCCTTTGCAATTGCTGCCCAAGCTGTCAACGCACGAGGTTGATTTGGTCTTCTCGGACGCCCCCATGCCGCCCCAGATCAAGGTCCGAGCCTTCAGTCATCTTCTCGGCGAGTGTGGCATTGCCTTTTTTGCCGTCTCCGATCTTGCCCGACAGTTGCGTGAGGGCTTTCCCGAGTCGCTGTCCGGATCGCCAGCCCTGCTCCCGGCCGAGACCACGGCCATGCGCGGTACGCTGGAACGGTGGTTTCGTACGATGCGGGTCCACCCCACCGTCGTGGCCGAATCCGAGGATGTCGAATTGATCATGGCCCTGGGGCAGCAGGGACGGGGCTTCTTTCCCGCTCACAATGTGATCGCTCCGGAGGTCGCGCGGAATTGGCAGGTCGAGATGATCGGCGAAATCGGCGGTCACACAGAACGGTTTTACGCCATTAGTGTCGAGCGCCGACTCAATCACCCGGCCGTTGTGGCGATTACCGAGGCGGCACGCAAGATGCTTTCTGTGCACTGAGAGCATCGCGGAGGGAGGCGAGCCTGTACCTGTGACTTGCCACACACGTGCTGCCTGGGCGGCGGGTCCCAACACACCAGAGGTCTCGCCTGGCGGTCGCCCCGCGTGGTATCCGGTTTATCCCGGCGCGTCGGCTTGGTCGGTGTCGGCGGCGCCCGTTGCTCCAGGCAGGTTTCAGAAGGACCGTTCTTCGAGGCAGGGCATGCGGCCGAAACCGTCTGGCACAAAACTCCACTGCCGCAGACGAAACAGGTGGGGGTGTCCGGTCGGTCTGGCGGGCGCTGCCGCGCGGAGGTTCGGGTCGCTGCCGGAGGAGTCGGACCCGGTGGCCAAGCCGCCGTTGCCCAGCAAGCCATCTGCCGGAATTCGCCGGGTGGCTCCGACTCAAGCTCTGGCATCTCACGGTCGATGAAAAATCTTGCAAGAATTGTGCCCAACATCTTGACCTTCGGAAAACCGATGCCACAATAGATCGGGATCGCGGGACAGGCGGGCGTTTGGCGCGTGCGATCTCTCGCGAGCGTCTGCTCTTGAGCGAGCGATCAAAGAGGCAGGTGTCCTGGGCTTCGAACGACAAGGCTCCGTGTCTGAGGTTCCTTGCGAGACGATGAGGAATCGCCATTGAGTTGATTGGGGGACCGCTGCATGGAGGGGGCGGTGGTCAACGAGGACTGCTTGAATGGGCAAACTCTATCATCCGGTCTTCACCGAGAAGACTGATGCCGTTCGCAAATGGACCGTCAGTGACGCGATGGACTTGTACAACATCCGGAACTGGGGTCATCCTTACTTCTCGATCAATGATAATGGCAATGCCTGTGTACACCCCCAGGGTCCCCACGGCCCGATGCTCGATCTCAAGCAGTTGGTCGATGAACTCCAACGCCGCGGCATCTCTTTGCCGATCCTGATCCGCTTTTCGGACATCCTGCGGGCACGCGTCGAAGCCCTGAACGAGGCGTTCCACCGAGCGATTCAGGAATACGGCTACAAGAACCGCTACCTGGGTGTATACCCGATCAAAGTGAACCAGCAGCGGCAGGTTGTTGAGGAGATCGTAACCTACGGTACGCCTTATCAGTTTGGTCTTGAGGCCGGCTCCAAGCCGGAGCTTCTAGCCATTCTGGCCCTTTTGGATTCCACCGAATCGCTCATTATCTGCAACGGCTACAAGGACTTGGAATACATCGAGATGGCTTTGCTCGCAAGCAAAATGGGCAAGGCGGTCACCATCGTCGTCGAGAAATTCACAGAGTTGCCGCTGATCATGGAAGCCTCCCAGAGGCTGAACGTGGTGCCCCGGCTGGGCGTGCGGGTGAAGCTGTCAAGCCGCGGCTCCGGCAAGTGGGAGTTCTCGGGCGGAGATCGTTCCAAGTTTGGTCTGACTATTGCTGAGCTGGTCCAGGCGGTGGATTATCTTCGGGGCAACGGGATGCTGGATTGTCTTCAACTGCTCCACTTCCACCTGGGAAGCCAGATCACCAACATCCGCTCGATTCGCGAGGGGCTCGAAGAGGCCTGCCGGATCTATGTCGAGATGGTCCAGATGGGGGCCCCGCTTCGGTTTTTGGACGTCGGGGGCGGCTTGGCGGTCGACTATGACGGCTCCAAGACCAACTTTGCCAGCAGCCGCAACTACTCCATGCAGGAGTACGCGAATGACGTCGTCAGCGCGGTTCTGGATGCCTGTGACGGAGCAGAGGTGCCCCACCCGGTCATCGTCTCCGAGTCCGGCCGGGCGATCACGGCGCATCACTCGGTCCTCATCTTCAACGTCCTGGGGGTCAGCTCATACAGCGAGACCGAGGTGCCTCAGGAGATCCCCGAAGACAAGCCCGACGTGCTCCGCAACCTGCTGGACTGCTGCCGGAATATCACTCGCAAGAACTTCCAGGAAAGCTACCATGACGCCCTGCATTACCGCGAGGAATGCATGAGCCTCTTCCGGCATGGCTACCTGACCCTCAAAGACAGGAGCATGGCCGAGTCGATTTTCTGGGCAGCCATGCAACGGATCCTGAGGATCGTGCAGGAACTGGAGTACGTTCCGGACGATCTGGAGGGGCTTCGGCGGTCGCTGGCCGACACCTACTTCTGTAATTTCTCGTGTTTTCAGTCCTTGCCCGACTTCTGGGCCGTCCAGCAGCTTTTTCCGATTCTGCCGATTCACCGGCTTAACGAAAAGCCCACGAGGCAGGGGATTCTGGCCGACATCACCTGCGACTCCGACGGCAAGATCGACCGATTCATCGACCTGCGTGATGTAAAGGATGCTTTGGAGTTGCACCCCCTTAACGGCGAGGACTATATCCTGGGCGTGTTCCTGACCGGGGCTTACCAGGAGACGCTCGGCGATATGCACAACCTGTTCGGCGACACGAACGTCGTGCACATCCGTCTCGGCCCCGAGGGCGGCTACGTGATCGAGCAACTGGTCAAGGGGGATACGATCAAGGAAGTCCTTCAGTTCATGCAGTACTCCACAACTGAGCTGTCGAACCGGATGCGAAAGACCGTTGAGGCCGCCGTCCGGTCGGGCACAATCTCCTTCGAGGAAGCCGGTCACTTCCTGGAGAAGTACGAGCGGGGGCTCGAGGGCTACACGTATCTGGAACGTCGCGTTCCCAGGCCGACCGTTGCGGATCATGTCTGATTCCTCTCTACCCCCGTGGGCACATTGGCTGAAGCGCTGCCTCCCTGCGGTTGCCCTCGTCGCGGCGTCGCTGCTCCTGTTGCGTTTCGACGTTCGGATCTTGCGATGGGGCAATAGGGGTTTTCCTGATGATCCCCACGGCTGGACAGAGCAGTTTTTGTTGGGCCTGCGGGATTTCGGGCAGATTCTGCCGGTGATCGTGACCTGTGTGGTGGTAGCGGCGTTCGACCGCCGTTGGCGTCGGGTGGTTGCGGCCATCCTGTTGTCCCAACTGGTGGCAATGGTCGTTTACAACGGCGGCAAATACACCATCGTGCGATACCGCCCGAACTCCGGCGTGGTTGACTTCGATGATCCGGCTACCCGGCCGGCGGACACCTGGGTCGGCTGGGCTCCCGGCAACACCGATGATCGCAGCTCGTCATTTCCCTCGGGTCACTCCGCGGCCGCATTTGCCTTTGGCACGGTGCTGGCAACGTTTTACCCGCGCCTGGCCTGGCTTTTCTGGACACTGGCCTTCGGCTGCGCCGCTTCCCGATTCATCCAGTTCTTCCACTGGCCCAGCGATTGCCTGGTGGGCGGGACCATCGGGTACCTGAGTGCCTGTCTGGTGTTGGGGATCTTTGGACCCGGCCACAAACGCCCCCTTGGCAAACGAACAGAGCCGGTCCCGGGCACCGCTCAGGGCTTATCGTCGGATCCCGCCGAGCAGGTGGTTATGACCTCAGCGGGCGGGCCAAGGAATGACCGTTTGTGTTGCCGATAGCCTGTTCCCGGCTCTGCTCGTTCGCCTGGACGCCCGCCACGATCAGGCCGTCACAACTCCTGAAGACCGTGCGGACCGAGCGCATCCTGTTCGTGGAGATCCAGCCATAGGACGTCACCGAGGCCCTGACCGGCGACCGTTACTTCAAACAGGCGTCGTTGGCGACACTCTTGAATCAGCGCATGCCACTCACCCCCGAGTCTGGCCACTCTTGGTTGGAGTGCTTTGAGTCATCGCCTGCTTATGTCGAGGGTTTGCCGGCGGGGCTCTTCCGGGATGCTTGCCGGCAACCCAGATCGGCAGGGTCTTGGCCCAGCGGTCCATGTTCCCGGCCGATGAGGTTATCATATCCCCAGTGTTTGAGCTGGAGATCCATCATTGTGAGCCGGGCGGGCAGGCCCGGGTCGGCGTCTTGCATACGCCGCACGGACCGGTACGTACGCCGGCATTCATGCCGATCGGCACACGGGGCTCAGTCAAGGGCCTGTGGCCCGAGCAAGTCCGCGACAGCGGCGCGGACATCATCCTGGCCAACACCTATCACCTTGCCCTGCGGCCGGGAGCAGAACTTATCGAGCAGCTCGGCGGGCTGCATCGCTTCATAGGTTGGGACGGCCCGATCCTGACGGACAGCGGCGGCTACCAGGTCTTCTCGCTGGCGGAGTTGAACCACATTACCGATGATGGTGTGACTTTCCGCTCGCACATTGACGGTCAGTGGCTTCATCTTGACCCTGTCTCGGCCACCCGGATCCAGAATCAGCTTGGCGCCGACATCATCATGGCCTTTGATGAGTGTCCTCCCGGCAATGCCGGCCGCGAGGCGGTGGCCCAAGCTGTGGATCGAACCGTCCGCTGGGCCGCCGGCTGCAAGCAGGCTCACGAGCGGGACGATCAGGCCTTGTTCGGTATCGTCCAGGGCGGGGTGTTTCACGACCTGAGGCGATTGTGCGCCGATCGGCTTATCGATCTGGACTTTGACGGATACGCGATCGGCGGATTGTCTGTCGGCGAGACGCACCGGAATATGGTTGAGGTACTGAACGAAGTGGCCCCCCATCTGCCGCCCAACAAGCCGCGGTATCTAATGGGCGTTGGCACGCCGAGGGACATTGTTGCGGCCGTCCGGGCGGGGGTGGACATGTTTGACTGCGTCTTGCCAACGCGGAACGGCCGAAACGGTTACGCATTCACAGCGACGCATCCGCTCAGGCTTCGCAATGAGAAACACCGGGCCGAGAACCTGCCCCTGGAGGCCGAATGCCCCTGCCCGACGTGTCGGCGGTTCAGCAGAGCTTACATCCGGCACCTGTTTCTGGCCGGCGAGATGATGGGCCCCATCCTTCTGTCTCTGCACAACTTGTGGTTCTTCCAACGATTCATGGCTCGCCTGCGAGACTTGATTCCCAGTGGGGATTGGGAGACACTGCTTGCCGAGTTCCCGGTAGCCGCTGACGGCGGCCTCAGTAGAATCGACGACAAAGGAGCCTGCGAGTGACGCACTTGTTTGACATACCCGTTGTTGCCCAAGGTGGCGGCGGCCCCCCCACCATGTGGATCGGCCTTATCCTGATGATTGTGGTGTTCTATGGTTTGGTTGCCTGGAACAGCCGCAAGGACAAGAAACGTCGTCAGGATATGCTGAACGCGATCAAGAAAAACGATCGCGTCATGACCATCGGCGGAATCATTGGCACGGTCGTGAGCACCAACGATACTGAAGTGACTCTCAAAGTCGACGAGTCGGCCAATGTTAAGATCACCTTTGCTCGGGGTGCCATTCAGAAGGTTTTGACCGAAGGCGAGAGACCCGCCGACGTGGGCAGTTGACCCCCAAGAGAAAAGCTTTTTGGGCCGCAGAGAAGTCAAGACAGACCACTGACGCGGCTCTGCCTGGATGCCGTTCATGGAGGGGGCTGTCTGCCCTTGATAGCAGCCCACCGCAGAAGAATCCCGACCGGCAGCACACGACCGAGAAGCATGGCCAGAATCAACACGCTGCGGCTGGTCACGCGCAACCACACCGGGCCGCTCAGGTGGTCCTCGGTCGGTAGTTGGGCGGTCAACCCCGCGGACAGGCCGGTGTTGGTGCAAGCGCTGATCGACTCAAATAGGGCGCTGCTCGATTCATACACATAGCTTCCCGATGAGGCGTCTCTCTGGCGATAGATAAGCACGAAACTCGTGACGACGATCACCAACGCCATGGCTGCGACAACGACCCCGGCCGCAGCCAGCGTCTGTCGCCCGGTGCCGTGGCTCAAGCTTGCCTCACTTCGCCACAGCCGTCCTCGAGGTCGAACAATCGCCAGCAAGAGCAGCCCGACGACGCAGATCCGCACGCCGCCGGCCGTTCCGCCCACCGAGCCGCCGATGAGCATCCAGACCATGAGCAGGTAGCGGCTGGCCGGAGAGAGCGACTTGTCATCCAATCGCGCGGTTCGCATGCCGCATGTTCTGGCCGTAACGCTCTGGAAGAACGCCGCCGCAATCCGCGGACCGCGCCGCATCGTCGACATTCGCTCGGCCTGCACCCGTTCGCTGCTGCCGGAGCCGAAAACAATCTCACCAGCGGGAGCGGAGGAGGCGCCGTTCCACTGCAGGCTACCGAGCGTCTTCTCCTGCGGGTATCGAAGCTGCCATGTGTATGTGCTCTCGATCCCGTACAAC
This window harbors:
- the speA gene encoding biosynthetic arginine decarboxylase: MGKLYHPVFTEKTDAVRKWTVSDAMDLYNIRNWGHPYFSINDNGNACVHPQGPHGPMLDLKQLVDELQRRGISLPILIRFSDILRARVEALNEAFHRAIQEYGYKNRYLGVYPIKVNQQRQVVEEIVTYGTPYQFGLEAGSKPELLAILALLDSTESLIICNGYKDLEYIEMALLASKMGKAVTIVVEKFTELPLIMEASQRLNVVPRLGVRVKLSSRGSGKWEFSGGDRSKFGLTIAELVQAVDYLRGNGMLDCLQLLHFHLGSQITNIRSIREGLEEACRIYVEMVQMGAPLRFLDVGGGLAVDYDGSKTNFASSRNYSMQEYANDVVSAVLDACDGAEVPHPVIVSESGRAITAHHSVLIFNVLGVSSYSETEVPQEIPEDKPDVLRNLLDCCRNITRKNFQESYHDALHYREECMSLFRHGYLTLKDRSMAESIFWAAMQRILRIVQELEYVPDDLEGLRRSLADTYFCNFSCFQSLPDFWAVQQLFPILPIHRLNEKPTRQGILADITCDSDGKIDRFIDLRDVKDALELHPLNGEDYILGVFLTGAYQETLGDMHNLFGDTNVVHIRLGPEGGYVIEQLVKGDTIKEVLQFMQYSTTELSNRMRKTVEAAVRSGTISFEEAGHFLEKYERGLEGYTYLERRVPRPTVADHV
- a CDS encoding HPF/RaiA family ribosome-associated protein — encoded protein: MRVQIFARNVTLTPSWVDFIERRLTFALGRFASRVQDVVVRIQDLNGPRGGIDQQCQIDARILPSAWKTAKGTGADLGSAISIAVDRIARCVRTDLDRRRTRRIRGRKRMETPVLA
- the yajC gene encoding preprotein translocase subunit YajC codes for the protein MTHLFDIPVVAQGGGGPPTMWIGLILMIVVFYGLVAWNSRKDKKRRQDMLNAIKKNDRVMTIGGIIGTVVSTNDTEVTLKVDESANVKITFARGAIQKVLTEGERPADVGS
- the tgt gene encoding tRNA guanosine(34) transglycosylase Tgt; translation: MFELEIHHCEPGGQARVGVLHTPHGPVRTPAFMPIGTRGSVKGLWPEQVRDSGADIILANTYHLALRPGAELIEQLGGLHRFIGWDGPILTDSGGYQVFSLAELNHITDDGVTFRSHIDGQWLHLDPVSATRIQNQLGADIIMAFDECPPGNAGREAVAQAVDRTVRWAAGCKQAHERDDQALFGIVQGGVFHDLRRLCADRLIDLDFDGYAIGGLSVGETHRNMVEVLNEVAPHLPPNKPRYLMGVGTPRDIVAAVRAGVDMFDCVLPTRNGRNGYAFTATHPLRLRNEKHRAENLPLEAECPCPTCRRFSRAYIRHLFLAGEMMGPILLSLHNLWFFQRFMARLRDLIPSGDWETLLAEFPVAADGGLSRIDDKGACE
- the nhaR gene encoding transcriptional activator NhaR, translating into MESLNFNHLRYFWMVAREGTIAAACDQLYLTQSTISTQIRALEDYLGAKLFDRVGRNLVLTETGQTVYRYATEIFALGNELVDAARGCPAGPPARLSIGAQDTLSKLVVRRLLEPVFRLPEPLKLMCYEGTPLQLLPKLSTHEVDLVFSDAPMPPQIKVRAFSHLLGECGIAFFAVSDLARQLREGFPESLSGSPALLPAETTAMRGTLERWFRTMRVHPTVVAESEDVELIMALGQQGRGFFPAHNVIAPEVARNWQVEMIGEIGGHTERFYAISVERRLNHPAVVAITEAARKMLSVH
- a CDS encoding phosphatase PAP2 family protein, with the protein product MSDSSLPPWAHWLKRCLPAVALVAASLLLLRFDVRILRWGNRGFPDDPHGWTEQFLLGLRDFGQILPVIVTCVVVAAFDRRWRRVVAAILLSQLVAMVVYNGGKYTIVRYRPNSGVVDFDDPATRPADTWVGWAPGNTDDRSSSFPSGHSAAAFAFGTVLATFYPRLAWLFWTLAFGCAASRFIQFFHWPSDCLVGGTIGYLSACLVLGIFGPGHKRPLGKRTEPVPGTAQGLSSDPAEQVVMTSAGGPRNDRLCCR